A region from the Oryzias latipes chromosome 20, ASM223467v1 genome encodes:
- the lsm5 gene encoding U6 snRNA-associated Sm-like protein LSm5 isoform X2, with protein sequence MRGSEPGPLRGLNELVDKCIGSRIHIVMKTDKEIVGTLLGFDDFVNMVLEDVTEFEITPEGRRITKLDQILLNGNNITMLIPGGEGPDV encoded by the exons ATGCGGGGGTCAGAGCCGGGGCCGCTGCGTGGTTTGAACG AGCTTGTGGACAAATGCATCGGCTCTCGAATTCACATCGTCatgaaaacagacaaagaaatCGTCGGAACCTTGTTAGGTTTTGATGATTTTGTCA ACATGGTGCTGGAGGATGTGACAGAATT tgaaATCACACCGGAAGGCAGGAGGATAACAAAGCTGGATCAGATCCTCCTGAATGGAAACAACATCACCATG CTCATCCCAGGTGGAGAAGGCCCAGACGTGTAG
- the lsm5 gene encoding U6 snRNA-associated Sm-like protein LSm5 isoform X1: MAATQGTNPSQLLPLELVDKCIGSRIHIVMKTDKEIVGTLLGFDDFVNMVLEDVTEFEITPEGRRITKLDQILLNGNNITMLIPGGEGPDV, encoded by the exons ATGGCAGCCACCCAGGGCACGAACCCGTCCCAGCTGCTCCCACTCG AGCTTGTGGACAAATGCATCGGCTCTCGAATTCACATCGTCatgaaaacagacaaagaaatCGTCGGAACCTTGTTAGGTTTTGATGATTTTGTCA ACATGGTGCTGGAGGATGTGACAGAATT tgaaATCACACCGGAAGGCAGGAGGATAACAAAGCTGGATCAGATCCTCCTGAATGGAAACAACATCACCATG CTCATCCCAGGTGGAGAAGGCCCAGACGTGTAG